A portion of the Chlamydia caviae GPIC genome contains these proteins:
- a CDS encoding 2-oxoglutarate dehydrogenase E1 component — protein MDSEFAGQVHSSDMDWIEAMYQRFLNHETLDPSWKYFFEGYQLGQEGAVSASSGNEEAYAALQEKKARFLCMIYRYYGYLQSEISPLSPVTPSPLIQEKIKNIDLNEIVPSLGLLPQPKVPVRDLIQALKNFYCRSISVETLTCSPQLQEYVWRLMESKPPQKSLEDLMRSYQDMCKATFFEEFLQIKFTGQKRFSLEGAESLIPMLEHLIYYGVTQGITNYILGMAHRGRLNVLTNVLRKPYSQVFMEFEDNPKSRGLDVVGDVKYHKGHVSRSLCKSGDEVTVVMLPNPSHLEAVDPVVEGVVAALQHQMDSEKEYSCLAILIHGDAAFSGQGIVYETLQLSQVPGYSTGGTLHIVVNNHIGFTAQPRESRSTPYCTDIAKMLGIPVFRVNAEDVSACMQAIEYSLKVREEFNCDVIIDFCCYRKYGHNESDDPSITAPLLYDEIKKKSTIREIYRKYLLDNYPSEISEDSLEKIEKGVQDILNKEFQVLKQEENQTLPKRNCRHCDRMDLGELLVNDLDVSLSRDTVFHISSKLCGLPENFTPHPKVKALLDKRMKMANGEIGYDWGMAEELAFASLLIEKFSLRLSGQDAIRGTFSQRHLLWSDITSGDTYSPLYHLSPDQGSVDIYNSPLSEYAVLGFEYGYAQQADRTLVLWEAQFGDFSNGAQIIFDQYISSAIQKWDLHSDLVVLLPHGYEGQGPEHSSARIERYLQLAANWNFQVVIPSTPVQYFRILREHTKRDLSLPLVIFTPKMLLRHPECTSFIDEFTTPGGFRPILEDIEPNYQAKILVLCSGKVYYDFKGALPQERQKDFACLRIESLYPLYLEDLLSLLGKYSQAEHYVWLQEEPQNMGAFDYIFMATKEIFSKKLTCISRPRSSSTATGSARLSQQEFLTLMETLFSLGNV, from the coding sequence ATGGATTCTGAGTTTGCTGGACAAGTCCATTCTTCGGATATGGACTGGATCGAGGCTATGTATCAAAGGTTTCTAAATCACGAAACCTTGGATCCTTCATGGAAATATTTTTTTGAAGGGTACCAATTAGGCCAAGAGGGCGCTGTTTCAGCATCTTCTGGAAATGAAGAGGCGTATGCTGCTTTGCAAGAAAAGAAAGCCCGATTTCTTTGTATGATATACCGCTACTACGGGTATCTACAAAGCGAGATTTCTCCTTTGTCTCCTGTTACTCCTTCACCTTTAATTCAAGAAAAGATCAAGAATATAGATCTTAATGAAATTGTCCCATCTTTAGGTCTTCTTCCTCAGCCTAAAGTTCCTGTCCGCGATTTAATTCAGGCTTTAAAAAATTTTTATTGTCGAAGTATTTCTGTAGAAACTCTGACATGTTCTCCTCAATTACAGGAATATGTATGGAGGCTCATGGAGAGTAAGCCTCCTCAAAAATCACTCGAAGATCTTATGCGTTCATATCAAGATATGTGTAAGGCAACATTTTTCGAGGAATTCCTCCAGATAAAATTTACGGGGCAGAAGAGATTCTCTTTAGAAGGTGCTGAAAGCTTAATTCCTATGCTTGAGCATCTCATTTATTATGGTGTTACTCAAGGTATCACTAACTACATTCTTGGTATGGCTCATCGCGGACGATTGAATGTCTTAACGAATGTGTTGCGTAAGCCCTACTCTCAAGTGTTTATGGAATTTGAGGACAACCCTAAATCTCGAGGTTTAGATGTTGTCGGAGATGTGAAGTATCACAAAGGTCATGTTTCTAGATCTCTTTGTAAAAGTGGTGATGAGGTAACCGTAGTGATGTTGCCAAATCCTAGCCATCTAGAAGCTGTAGATCCTGTTGTTGAAGGTGTTGTCGCGGCTTTGCAACATCAGATGGATTCCGAAAAGGAGTATTCTTGTTTAGCAATTCTTATCCATGGGGATGCGGCATTTTCAGGGCAGGGGATTGTTTATGAGACTTTACAATTAAGTCAGGTTCCTGGGTATTCTACAGGGGGAACTCTCCATATTGTTGTGAACAACCATATAGGCTTTACAGCGCAGCCTAGGGAATCACGATCCACACCTTACTGTACAGACATTGCCAAGATGTTGGGGATTCCTGTATTTCGTGTGAATGCTGAAGATGTTTCCGCTTGTATGCAGGCTATCGAATATTCCCTAAAAGTACGTGAAGAATTTAATTGCGACGTTATCATCGATTTTTGTTGTTATCGGAAATATGGACATAACGAAAGTGATGATCCTTCAATAACGGCTCCTTTGCTTTATGATGAGATTAAGAAAAAATCGACAATTCGTGAGATCTATAGAAAGTATCTACTAGATAATTATCCTTCAGAAATCTCCGAAGATAGCCTAGAGAAAATTGAAAAAGGCGTTCAAGATATCCTCAATAAGGAATTCCAAGTATTAAAACAGGAAGAAAATCAAACTTTACCGAAAAGAAACTGTCGTCATTGCGATCGGATGGATCTCGGAGAGTTATTGGTAAACGATCTTGATGTGTCTTTAAGTAGAGATACGGTATTTCATATAAGTTCGAAATTATGTGGTCTTCCTGAGAATTTCACACCCCATCCTAAGGTGAAAGCTCTTCTTGATAAGAGAATGAAAATGGCTAATGGCGAAATTGGCTATGATTGGGGGATGGCTGAAGAGCTCGCCTTTGCTTCTTTGTTAATAGAGAAGTTTTCCTTACGTCTTTCGGGACAAGATGCTATTCGTGGTACCTTTAGCCAGCGCCATTTGTTATGGAGTGATATAACATCTGGAGATACCTACTCACCCTTATACCACCTCTCTCCTGATCAAGGATCCGTGGATATCTATAATTCTCCATTATCAGAATATGCTGTTTTAGGCTTTGAGTATGGTTATGCTCAACAAGCAGACCGTACCCTTGTTTTATGGGAAGCGCAATTTGGAGATTTTTCTAATGGAGCGCAGATTATTTTTGATCAGTATATTTCTTCTGCGATTCAGAAATGGGATCTACATTCTGACCTTGTTGTTCTTTTACCTCACGGTTATGAAGGTCAGGGCCCGGAGCATTCCTCAGCACGTATAGAAAGGTATTTACAGCTAGCTGCAAATTGGAATTTCCAAGTTGTTATTCCCTCTACTCCTGTACAGTATTTCCGTATCCTTCGTGAGCATACAAAGCGGGATTTATCCTTGCCTTTGGTGATCTTTACTCCAAAAATGCTTTTGCGTCATCCTGAATGCACAAGCTTTATAGACGAGTTTACCACCCCGGGAGGGTTCCGCCCTATACTTGAAGATATAGAGCCAAATTACCAAGCTAAGATTTTAGTTTTATGCTCCGGAAAGGTGTATTACGATTTTAAAGGAGCTTTACCTCAAGAACGTCAAAAAGACTTTGCTTGTTTACGTATTGAGAGTTTATATCCCTTGTATCTTGAAGATCTCCTTTCTCTTCTTGGGAAATATTCTCAAGCTGAGCATTACGTATGGCTTCAAGAAGAGCCTCAGAATATGGGTGCCTTTGATTATATATTCATGGCAACTAAAGAAATTTTCTCCAAAAAACTTACATGTATAAGCAGACCAAGAAGTAGCTCGACAGCTACAGGATCTGCACGTCTTAGCCAACAAGAATTTTTAACATTAATGGAAACATTGTTTTCTCTAGGTAATGTATGA
- the hemW gene encoding radical SAM family heme chaperone HemW: protein MNGKQPLALYIHFPFCSKKCHYCSFYTIPYNPESVSLYCNAVLQEGLNKLAAIKDTHFIDTVFFGGGTPSLIPPHHLHNIITLLAPHAQEITLEANPEDLSESYLRDLTLTPINRISIGVQTFHDPILKALGRIHSASTSMDAVHRCYEHEFHNISIDLIYGLPTQSLADFLADLHQALTLPIAHISLYNLTLDPHTSFYKHRRILTPSIANDDILAAMSLSAEELLSSRGFSRYELASYAKSQAQSKHNLYYWTDKPFLGLGVSASQYIDKVRSKNLSRISQYLRAVRKNLPTHESTECLPEKERIKEALALRLRLTKGAKIKDFPPSLIQSLTSLPLIKELFDHNDEFLFLNKQGRLFHDTIAEEIMNLSFLI from the coding sequence ATGAATGGTAAGCAACCTTTAGCTCTCTACATTCACTTTCCTTTCTGCTCAAAGAAATGCCACTACTGTAGCTTTTATACTATTCCCTACAATCCGGAATCTGTAAGTTTGTACTGCAATGCGGTTCTTCAAGAAGGATTGAATAAGCTAGCAGCTATTAAAGATACGCACTTCATCGACACTGTATTTTTTGGTGGAGGAACACCTTCATTAATTCCTCCCCATCATCTGCATAATATAATTACACTCCTAGCTCCCCACGCTCAAGAAATCACTTTAGAAGCCAATCCTGAGGACTTATCTGAATCCTATTTGAGAGATCTTACTCTTACACCGATTAATAGGATAAGTATTGGGGTACAAACGTTTCATGATCCCATTCTTAAAGCTTTAGGAAGGATCCACTCAGCATCTACATCTATGGATGCTGTCCACCGTTGCTACGAACATGAATTTCATAACATCTCTATAGATCTTATTTACGGTCTCCCTACACAATCTTTGGCAGATTTTCTTGCAGATCTTCATCAAGCTCTTACTCTCCCTATTGCGCATATTTCTCTTTATAATCTGACCTTAGATCCTCATACCTCGTTTTATAAGCATCGGCGTATTCTAACCCCCTCTATTGCTAACGATGATATATTAGCAGCTATGAGCCTCTCCGCTGAAGAACTTCTCTCCTCTCGGGGATTTTCTCGCTATGAACTTGCCTCATATGCAAAATCTCAAGCGCAGTCTAAACATAATCTCTACTACTGGACAGATAAACCCTTTTTAGGATTGGGGGTTTCTGCATCACAATACATAGATAAAGTACGCTCGAAAAATCTCTCAAGAATCTCACAATATCTACGTGCTGTACGCAAAAATCTCCCTACTCATGAATCTACAGAATGCCTGCCTGAAAAAGAACGTATCAAAGAAGCCCTAGCTTTAAGATTACGCCTTACCAAAGGAGCAAAAATCAAAGATTTCCCACCTTCATTAATACAATCTCTTACATCCCTTCCTCTAATTAAAGAACTATTCGATCATAACGACGAGTTTCTATTCTTAAATAAACAAGGTCGATTATTTCACGATACTATCGCTGAAGAAATAATGAATCTTTCTTTTTTAATTTAA